A segment of the Trifolium pratense cultivar HEN17-A07 linkage group LG7, ARS_RC_1.1, whole genome shotgun sequence genome:
TATCAAGTAGTTGCAGTCCCTCCcaattatttatcaaatttaaCGTCAATTACTAATGAAATGACTAACGACTtatcaattataaatttataagctctttttgccaaaacgagctttgttattgttttatctCACGATGACACATTATCATCATCGCCTCTTAAAGAGTAACATAACTCTAGATAGCATTACCGTATTTAGGAGATAAGGTGCACAAATATAAAGTTgtagaaaaaggaagaaaaaaaaaaagaaaccaaaaaaagcataaaaaggtaaaaataaacaaaagtgCTGACACCTGTTATACTAAACTGCAGCAGATAAACCAACATCAAACTCTTGATTTTACCCATTTCACCCTCAACACAACACCGtgtcatatataaatatgttccaTCTACCAAAAACATTTAGATAATACTTcttccgtcccattttataagtatcattttgactaaatatattatttagacGTCTTgtattaattgtatttttttaaaagtatataaatacaaatattatcatataagatattgtttgatttgtttcgataagtattttcaaaatataaaatttttataatttttacttatacacaattaaaaatattcgtaatcaaaattatgtctTGGCATACGTGCAATAGTcagtttgatctgcaaaatataaatactggacaTAATATAagataatataaaatagaataGTATAGGACAAAATTTAAGGTGTCgaaattttttgtctttatacaACGTTTGGTGGATAAaagattattttgatttttaagacGATTAATGCAAAAGACAAAAAGTTGTTATGTGATTCAGTGAGGACAAAAATTTAGGTTTTTGTCGAGTCCCTTGACACACAGTTTGTCATGCCCAAAATAAGACACATGTCTCTTCTATTTTAATTAAGGTTTAAATCGATTCTCTAACTTGAGCATTAAAACTCTTAGCGAGATTTtgtcatttatttatgttaataaaattgaagaattaatcTATACAGTTATGCGCGCAGATGAtactaaatttaaaaaataaaaataaaaaaagtaataaaaatgtTCTGTCAAAAAACCATTTGTGTAAAAATCAGGGACAAAGACGTAATTTCCACAAAACTGAACCTTCTTCACTTCAGTTCACACTCACTCACACAGTGTAAAACCATAACTacaaaacaaagaagaagaagcttcTCAGTTTTTCACACAAAACTTCTCTCTCATTGAAAGCATCTCGCTTTCTCAAAAAAAATGGGGACTCGAATCCCATCACACAAACTCAGTGGTGGACTCTACGTATCGGGTCGACCCGAACAACCCAAAGAAAAACAGCCACCGACAATGTCATCTCGTTCTGTACCGTACACCGGCGGTGACCCAACAAAATCCGGTGAACTCGGTAAAATGCTAGATATCCCAGTTCTCGATCCCAAATCATCGCATCATACTTCGTCCTCTCAACTCAGCAATGGTCCGGCGAGATCCAGACCGAGTTCGGGTCAAGTCGGAAAGAACACCAGTTCAGGTCCTATGTCGAGAAAATCAACTGGGTCTGGACCGATAGCTTTGCAACCGACCGGGTTAATTACTTCGGGTCCAGTTACTGGATCCGGTCCGGTTGGTTCGAGTACTGGTGCGAGTCGAAGGCCGGGTCAATTGGAACAAAGCGGGTCGATGGGTAAAACGGTTTATGGGTCTGCTGTGACGAGTTTAGGTGAGGAAGTGAAAATTGGGTTTAGGGTTTCAAGGTCTGTGGTTTGGgtttttatggttgttgttgCAATGTGTTTGCTTGTTGGGGTTTTTTTGACTGTGGCAGTTAAAAAAGCTTTGATTTTGATTGCACTTGGAGGGATTATTGTTCCTATTTTGCTTTTGATTATTTGGAATTGCGTTTGGGGAAGAAAAGGGCTTTTAGGGTTTGTTAAAAGGTATCCTGATGCTGAACTTAGAGGTGCCATTGATGGTCAGTATGTTAAGGTTACTGGGgtaattttctttcttaatCTTTTTCTTGTGCttaattttttgcttaattataataattataataataataatcattattAATGGAAtcttatttttatgattatttaattttgttgtttagttgacattttttaatgtttatttctGATTTCTGATCAAACTTTCTTTTCTTAGTATGTGGTTTTTAATTATATTCaataattgtttattaattaattgttaggTATGGgatttttttggtttggttttgataCTTATGTATGACAAATGGATTTGTCATGATGTTTGATTGCAACTACTTCTTTGGTAGTTGACCTATATACATTGATGATTCTTTGCAGGGGTTGCTGAAGTGGCCTATATCAAGAATTTAAGCTTTTGAATTTtgcttttgtttaaaaaaatatagtactcTAGTATACTGTTAATGTAGTTTGTAGTATAGATTTATAGATATGTTTTATTAATTGTAAGACAAAAAGAATAGAAGGGAAAAAATGGCTTGAAAGGTTGGAGTTGGTAACTTGCATTTTGGGTAATGTTTTTTTGTTATGCCACAAAAAGTGGTGATTATGGTGACCACTTATTTTGGAGTGTAGATTTTGTTAAGGAATAATAATGATGTCTGATGTACATTTTTGTGGTCAACTAACTAAGTAATGATTTGATATTTGTTTACTATTTATGTAAGAATGATAGAATTAGGAAGCTTTTTGCTTTGTTACCAAAAATACATGCCGTCACCGtgtaataatttttgttttacaaaagTGGATATTAACATTGGCTTCTTGGGTTCTACTGCTTTTGTGGTATTTAGGGAAATTTTGCTGTAGAATTGCATagcattttttaattttttaagaaatcattttttaatcTTTCTTCACACAATCGCACCTATTTATCTCACGAAATTAGATCGGCTACATGGATAAAAAAATGCCATAATTTTCTATTATGTATCATATCTTGATCCAACTCATTAATCTCtagataggccacgctttcacggttcgtattaaAAAATGCTAGTGATTTTCTACATAGGTGCTACTCCAACTCTCTCCAATATTGTCATTTTTAATCCTATCATGTCTAATCTTTCCACACATCCAACACAACACCCTCATCTCTGCTACACTTATTTTGTTCTCGTTTTGGTTCTTAACTGTCTAATACTTTGTCCCATACAACATCGCCAGTCTCACAACTGTACGATAAAATTTCCCCTTCAGCTTGAGAAAATTTTCCCTTCGCTGAACACGACACTGATAATAAGTTGACAAAATTAACTGAACAAAGTAACGTGTGTCGTTGTTGTGTCGGATACCGGACACACGTTCTATCAGAGCTGTCAATgcttcagattttttttatcatacttCACGAATAGGATGTACTCACATGCTCGTAATTCTTTATTTGTTTGGATTAGCACCACGATGTATTCAAATGGGATTGTTCTGTTGGGTTGATGATAATGTCCTATACTTAATTTGATGTGTGCTTGCCCTATGaaacatattttcattttccaGACACTATTCTCATGGAACAAGTTCCCGTGAGGGGCATTTGGGAAAatacaattatatttttgaatattttgacaaaattaaatgtaattaaCTACTTTTCTTTAAGGGTGTGAAATAGTTTATCTTTGGAAAGTAGTTCTGGAGTGATTTAAGTGGAAAACAAATGGATTTCAATAACCTTGGCTTGAGAGATATATATTTGGCACAGCTCGATATATGTTTTTTTACTTATCCTGTTTCTTCCTTCTAGGTTGTAACTTGTGGCAGTATTCCTTTGGAGTCATCTTATCAAAGAGTACCTAGATGTGTATATGTCTCCACAGAATTATACGAATATAAAGGATTGGGCGGAAAATCAGCAAATCCTAAACATCGTTGCCTCTCTTGGGGTTCTAGATACTCTGAGGTTAGTTTATTCGACTACTTTATTTGATGCTTTGTGTACTGATACAAAAGGATGGTGCTCAATTTGATAAGAGTCGTACTCCACATACACAGAGACATGTGTTGACTTAAATGGCAGGTAAAATGTAGAATGACTAGATGCTTAAGGACTATTAAATACATTTCAGGAAAATATTTCTACATATCAATATGGACTTGCAACATCAAAGTCAAATGAAACTGAAATTGTTGATTCCACAAAATAGACATTTAACTAAGTTTTATGTTGGCTGTCGACTGCCTAACATAACCCTCTCCTTTTATCCGGGTTTGAGACCGGCTATGCATAGCAACAAGACCTAGGCagaatttaataatattataattttgtatGAACAGAAATATGTAGCAGACTTCTACATATCAGATTTCCAAACGGGGTTAAGAGCATTAGTTAAAGCAGGCTATGGTGCCAAAGTTGCTCCTTTCGTGGAACCTGCTACTGTTGTTGATGTAACAAAGGAGAACAGAGAGTTATCTCCAAACTTCCTAGGCTGGCTTGCAGACCGCAAACTCTCTACTGATGACCGGATAATGCGGCTCAAGGAAGGGTATGGTCTGCGTTATTCATTTGATTACTATTTGAGTTAATTTGATAAGAACCAAAAATCTCtgaatattttttcatttcttcctcCCTCACATCTCTACCCCGCCTTGCTTTTCTCATGGCATCaactttattttcaatttactATTCTCATCATATGCTCCGATATGTTTCTTTACAGTTTCccttttatttgttatttggtACTTAGAAGGTTAATTTGGGGAATGTACAGGTACATCAAAGAAGGTAGTACAGTAAGTGTGATGGGAGTAGTCCGCCGACACGAAAATGTGCTCATGATTGTTCCTCCAACAGAGCCTGTCTCAACAGGTTGTCAATGGATCCGCTGCCTTTTGCCGACCGGCGTTGAAGGTCTTATCTTGACATGCGAGGAAAGCCAAAATTCCGATGTCATTGCTGTTTAGTATTGTCTGCCCCGCTTTCTATTCCTTGGAAATAGATGTCACAATATTGAAATGGCACAAACTGATGGGGAAATCGATATCCTTACACTACGGAATAAGTATTATTTCCTTTCCACATGCACGTTTTCGGAAGATGCATAGCAGATTACTAATATTTTCCTAATAATCAGAATACCACTTCATTGATATGATGTGAGATTTGGATTTGCTGCAGTTAGCAATCTACGCGTTTGCCTAGTCAGCTCGTTGCTGGTCATTGGATCGAGATCCAACAATTTAAATTTCAAGATAGGTATGTcagtttttattttcaaaaaataaaataaaatatgcatcGAAATTTAGACAGTTCGAACTCGATCCACTGATGTACTGACTGCGTGAAGCGTGGAATTGCTTATAGCAACATATCCGAATCCATATTATGTGACGATTCGTCAAAGACCAACTAAAAGTCGTTTGATGATATGATATCAATGTATCCACGAAGTTTAGCATtgttatttttctatttattttatgtacATAGGTAGAGCTGCCCAAAGGGGGTTCAGAGTAGATGTTTTCTTATGTTTGAGCTGATTTCTAGAAGGAATTTGTTGACAAATATTAATTGTCAAGCCTTGTTTAAGTTTATTcttaagttgttattattgtgTTATGCCAGTATTAGTAATtgtaaaaattgaaaaccatCAATGTTAGCACGGCAATGTTGTATAAATGCTACTGCAGCTTAAATTAAGTTTTCACTTTTGTTGCTGCTTTTTTTGTGCATTGCAAAACGTGTATATTACTACATCCGTCCCTAATTGATCACTGCACGTATgccaatgcataattttgatcgtTAATATCTTTATATTctactccctctggtcctatatataaggaacacattgagaaaaacacacataccaaggatgcttattttttttattaaaaattctaaaatgttatgtgttattccaaaactaatCTTGGTAATgtgtttgtgtaattaatgcataacattgaaataagttgcattttatacaatttaataagggtatacaaggaattatctatttaataaagaataaatttaaagagtgtttcttataaaaatgaccaaattttttttccaaagtgttctttatatataggaccggagggagtaatatataaatgtaaatattagaaTATAAGATCTCAAACATTCGCGTTTGACACTTTTGGCTTTCTAGCACCAGATGCtgctaatattttaaaaagagttcaaagaATCATGCATAGCAATATTGTCTCTCCTAGGTCTATGAATGTAGTTTTCAAAAGGATTGTTTTATCATCTGGACTGGGCAACGGGCCTAAAAgcaaaatcaaactagcccaattaatatgagaaaggaaacaggcccaaaacaattaaatccTAAACATCCATTTGGCGACATAAGGTCTGGGCGAGGTAGGCAATGACTGATAACGCCTATAAGACGGATTTACCCAcgataacaaaatatcttccTCCTTCCCTGCCTTGgcgattaacttgggaatgaagaaaacaactccttgaaactgccatggcttggagaccaaggtttttattcctactttcacgctgcatcaccggaaaaggcgctgaagaccggatttgtaggaaccctagcttggagaagaagactttagtggtctataaatagtttcatattttcatctgtaaagggatcgaattctgacttataaaactcccagggttgttgggattgaactgagtgtaatcacaccatttgatcaataatacaaacccccttgttttttaccagaacattttggcgcccaccgtggggctgcggtaaaatcatttgatcccagcctatcacagcaactagacgaaaaatcaaacatattcacatggctggagaacatgGAAACAACGACAACTCTAGCGTTAACACCTTGCAAGCCGCCGTTGTAGAAATACGGCGcttacaaactcagattgcggccatcgaagccgaaagaactaatgagaaagaaaaagcgaAATTGATTTCGGAGGAAGAGGAGGGAgagggcgtcatggacgtacaGCCCTTAGCACAACACTTGTGGGATGCCCAAGTggtggaaacaatcaaggttcctcaccttcctaccttcgacggaaagacggatccaagggagcacctgatggcaattgggacacaaaccgccataatcaatgctccggaacatctaaagtgtaaattactagccggcaccttcaaggatgtcgCCCTACGTTGGTATATGAACCTTCCAAAGAACTCAATCGAGAGTTATGCTGacttccataaaaaatttattcaccagttcgctggatcgaaacacgtgaaagtcacatcaaccagtCTTTTCTCCATCCGCCAAAACCATGGCGAGTCGTTGCGTAACTTCCTCGCCAGATTTAGCGAAGCCACcatcaaagtctcaaatccaaatcaggagatgttcgtggcagccttccacaatgggctaagagcaggacatttcaatgagtccttagcccaaaagccagccTCATCAATGCAAGAGGTAAACAAGAGGGCGGAGTGTTATATaaagggcgaagaaagtaacgccgagaaaaggcaaagagacgttaaggagaaggaatatGTGGGCCGTGCCACTAGAGCGCCCGAACACCCACGACCAAAATCGGGAGGCCACCAAGGAGACCCATGGCAGAGGCATCATGGGAAGCCCTACCGCCAACCGCCCAGAAGAGAATTCAGGAATCATCCCGCCAATGAAGACCTCACGCCATTAAACGCCTCAAAAGTTTACGTCTTAAATGAGATTCTGGCCACTGGTTTGGCAAACCTCCCCCCAAGGAGAACCAGTAACATCCCCATGGGGCTGGACGATAACGCCTGGTGCGCATATCACAGGTGTAGAGGTCACTCCACAGAAAAATGCTTCCGCTTAAGAGATTTAATCGAAGAACTGATAAAAAGCGGACACCTTCGCAAATTCATTGACGACGCCGCCCAAGGGCGGGTTGTCGTGCCAAAAGTCCCCCGACAGGAGCCACGAGACCCTCCTGGGCCAAATAGAGAACCTCCCAAGGGGAGAATCTCCGTGAATACAATAGCAGGAGGATTCTCAGGCGGGGGCgaatcaagctcagcaaggaaaaggTATGTACGCCGAGCCGTCTCGGAAATATACCTCGTAAGTCAGCCCCAGCCATTAGACGTACCAGATTTGGCGTTCACGGCAAAGGATGGTTTGGAGGTAGCACCCCATGACGATGATCCATTagtgatacaagtccaaattttgaactgtgaTGTAAAAAGAGTACTGATAGATTCAGGGAGTTCAGCGGAcattatgtactgggaagctttcaaggccatgcaattagcagAAGAGCAGTTGCAACCATACTCCGGAACCCTGGTTGGGTTCTCTGGCGAACAAGTGGACGTAATGGGCTACGCCTCCCTTCTTACCACGTTTGGAGAAGGCAGCCACGCCAAAACTATCAAGGTGCGATACCTGgtagttaaaactccttttacctcctataatattattataggaaggCCCGCCTTTAACACAttaggggcggccatgtccactctatacctagcaataaaataccccctTGAGAATGGGGGAGTAGGAACAGTAAGGGGCGATCAGCTCCTCGCCAAGAAATGCTACGAGTCTAGCTTAAAGATACGACACCGAACTTCCAGCGCAAGCGGAAAATTCGGAAGAAGACAAGCCGCAATCCCAGGCGGCATAAACATCATAGAGAGCGCAGATATGGATCCGAGGGAGGAGTTTCAAGATCGAAGGGTAAGTcctatagaagacctggagcagGTTCAAATTGGCGATCATCCACACCAGACAACCAGCTTGGGAACAGCATTGCCCAGCGAAGAGAGGagacgaatcatcaaaatcttgaaggataacGCTGATCTATTCGCATGGAAGCCttcagatatgccagggattgacgaaggggtgataacacataaactttcaatatcacccagcacaaaaccagtttcccaaagaaaaaggaaggtggGAGAAGAAAGACGAGTCGCTATAGCAGAAGAAGTAGAGAAACTAAAGGAAGCGggattcatcgaagaaataaaatacccctcatggttggcaaacgtcgtcatggtgaaaaaggccaacggaaagtggagaatgtgcgtggacttCACAGACTTAAACAAAGCGTGTCCCAAAGATCCATATCCCCTACCCAACATAGACAGGTTAATTGATGGCGCCTCGGGGTGCAAGATGCTGAGTTTcatggacgcctactccggatacaatcaaataaagatgaacccctcggacgcctgccatacagcctttatgtcgaacacctgcaattatttttacaacgtcatgccttttggattgaagaatgcgggagcaacataccaaaggttgatggacagggtttttGCCAAGCAAATAGGGAAGAACTTAGAGGTGTATAtcgacgacatggtagtaaaaacttccgagggaagtcgccatgatgatgatctgttggacatcatgggatcagtaagagagtacaacatgagactaaacCCAGCAAAGTGTTCCTTTGGAGTACAAGCCGGGAAATTCTTAGGGTTCatgctcaccagcagaggaatagaggctaaccccgaaaaatgccaagccatcatagacatgaggagccctacatccgtgaaagaagtacaaaccttgacaggcagaatagcggCACTATCCAGATTTCTATCATGTGCGGGCgaaaagggtttccacttcttcgcatcccttagaaaaaatgagagattctCCTGGACACCAGAATGTGAAGAAGCCTTCAGACAACTAAAAGAGTTCCTAGCATCACCGCCCATCTTGacacgcccattaccaggtaacaccctttacctatatctcgcagtttcagatagagctttgagttcagctctagttcaggaaatagagggcgaagaaaagcctatatattttgtaagtagaaccttaaggggagcagaaacaaggtatcaaagaatagagaggttatctctcgcGGTAGTTGTCACAGCCAGAAAATTAAGGCAGTACTTTCAAAGCCACCAGGTAGTTGTTAgaacagattaccctatcaagaacgtcctccgaAAGCCAGACTTGGCAGGAAGGATGGTAGCGTGGTCCGTTGAATTATCagaatttgacatcaccttctcacctagaggggccattaagtcacaaagactagcAGATTTTGTATTGGAAATGTCTACTCCGCCAACAACAGAGAAAACAGCGTTTTGGACACTTTCAGTTGACGGGGCCTCCAATGTgcgaggaagtggagccggaatagtactggaaggaccagatggcgttatgatagaacaatcactacgtttcgccttcaaagccagcaacaaccaagcggaatacgaagctttgatagcaggaatgaagctagcaagcgatatggaggtaaaagagctaagggccatgagtgattcccaactggtaaccaaccaagtatcagggaagtttcaaacgaaggagctgcagttaatcaaatacgtggagaaagtgcaaaacctagctaagcatttcgattcgttcgaattagtttacgttccccgcgaacaaaacatgagagcagatctattgtcaaaactggcgagcaccaaaaaaccaggaagtcatagaaccgttatccaagagaccataaaaactcccagcatcAGCGGGGAAGAGGTGATGATGGTAATAGAAGAGGAAGActggagatcgcccattatccgGTACCTCCAAAAAGATGAACTCtcgaaagaaagggaaaaggcttttaaattgaagaaaatggcAGCATGGTATTCAATGGTAGGGGATAAGCTATACAAAAGGGGATTTGCGTCCCCCCTCCTTTTGTGCGTCAGTGCCGAAGAAGCCAAGCGCATCATGTCTGAAGTACACGAAGGATCGTGTGGtagtcatatcggttcaagagcattagcaggaaagatattaagagcaggattttattggccagatatacatgatgataccgccatgtatgtaagaaactgcgacaaatgccaaagacacGCCAACCTGCATCACGTTCCGGGGGAGCCACTAAAGTCAGTGTTATCCCCATGgccctttttcatgtggggtgtaGATATCGTGGGTCCGTTTCCGGTTGGctataaacaagcgcgatggatcatcgtcgccgtggactactttacaaaatggattgaagcagaatcggtatccagcatctcggtggaacaggtaaaaatcttttattggaagaaaatcatctgcagatttggaCTGCCCAAGTATATCGTATCCGACAACGGTACACAGTTCGCCAGCGAAAAGGTCGTAGAGTTCTGTCGAAGCAAAGGGATtaaaaacacctttatatcggtggagcatccacaagctaatggacaagcagagtcagcaaataaggtgatactaagagccttaaaaaggaggctagatagcaaaggcgaagcttgggtagcccacatctcacccatcctctggtcgtatcacaccactccccaatcctcgacaggagaagcgccatttacaatggtctatggttcagacgcgatgatcccggtggaaataaatcctcctagttggcgcagagaaaccacgaCGCAGGAAGAGAACGACATAGCTTTGGAAGAgaacctagacatgatcgaggaaagaagagaaagagcgcatttcagagaattcgccataaagcaaagggccgctaggcgttataatacgagagtcaaacaaAGGAGTTTCCAAGAAGGCGATCTAGTGCTGAAAAGacctatgggaaaggataaaggaggaaagttcgcggcaaactgggaaggcccctttcgggtgcaagaagctttcgaaggaggagcatatcgtCTAGAGACCATGGAAGGAAGAATCCTCCCCAGGACGTGGAACATAGCAAACTTAAAGTTCTACTACAGCTAATCGCGGGGCAACACGTTTCtggtggaagaataagtaaaaccattctcttcttttaacaatatttttaatgatgtataagaaccgttttcataaatgaataaaaagacaatgagacactcttttcccctgttttaactggggtttttatcgaggctcattgaatttcaaaattctagtagtttatatcttcttgcatatgtcaaaatatttgcgtcaacctgattaagttacgggctctgaatcaacgaaaatggttatctcaaacttgagctccgAATCTTtataaagatcaactcagatgtgagcgctgaaccataaaacaaggttgcaaggccttggcgttacctgtaagtcttacgagttgggtacgtcagaaaaagaaaaattaaacaaggttgcaaggccttggcgttacctgtaagtcttacgagttgggtacgtcagaaaaagaaaaattaaacaaggttgcaaggccttggcgttacctgtaagtcttacgagttgggtacgtcagaaaaagaaaaattaaacaaggttgcaaggccttggcgttacctgtaaatcttacgagttgggtacgtcagaaaaagaaaaattaaacaaggttgcaaggccttggcgttacctgtaagtcttacgagttgggtacgtcagaaaaagaaaaattaaacaaggttgcaaggccttggcgttacctgtaagtcttacgagttgggtacgtcagaaaaagaaaaattaaacaaggttgcaaggccttggcgttacctgtaagtcttacgagttgggtacgtcagaaaaagaaaaattaaacaaggttgcaaggccttggcgttacctgtaagtcttacgagttgggtacgtcagaaaaagaaaatcaaacaaggttgcaaggccttggcgttacctgtaagtcttacgagttgggtacgtcagaaaaagaaacagcagaaaaaggcgagattatcaacaccgccagaagaagcttatacacaaccaaagcaggcgattcattataacgccaaaagacaacaggtataaagttatttgtatcaatttacaattattatagaaagtCGAAGATGTCGCAGGTGCAAGGACAAAGTTTCCTAGACGAGAACGACAGAAGGCGTTACCTCACAACGTAAtgcaaaaataattcataaagttatgaagagaagaaatcaggcgaataaagaaatttataaaggacccagccaagggccaaattgttcaaagccacaaaagggcatacaaaatagttacaa
Coding sequences within it:
- the LOC123897622 gene encoding uncharacterized membrane protein At1g16860, translated to MGTRIPSHKLSGGLYVSGRPEQPKEKQPPTMSSRSVPYTGGDPTKSGELGKMLDIPVLDPKSSHHTSSSQLSNGPARSRPSSGQVGKNTSSGPMSRKSTGSGPIALQPTGLITSGPVTGSGPVGSSTGASRRPGQLEQSGSMGKTVYGSAVTSLGEEVKIGFRVSRSVVWVFMVVVAMCLLVGVFLTVAVKKALILIALGGIIVPILLLIIWNCVWGRKGLLGFVKRYPDAELRGAIDGQYVKVTGVVTCGSIPLESSYQRVPRCVYVSTELYEYKGLGGKSANPKHRCLSWGSRYSEKYVADFYISDFQTGLRALVKAGYGAKVAPFVEPATVVDVTKENRELSPNFLGWLADRKLSTDDRIMRLKEGYIKEGSTVSVMGVVRRHENVLMIVPPTEPVSTGCQWIRCLLPTGVEGLILTCEESQNSDVIAV
- the LOC123896289 gene encoding uncharacterized protein LOC123896289 — protein: MGLDDNAWCAYHRCRGHSTEKCFRLRDLIEELIKSGHLRKFIDDAAQGRVVVPKVPRQEPRDPPGPNREPPKGRISVNTIAGGFSGGGESSSARKRYVRRAVSEIYLVSQPQPLDVPDLAFTAKDGLEVAPHDDDPLVIQVQILNCDVKRVLIDSGSSADIMYWEAFKAMQLAEEQLQPYSGTLVGFSGEQVDVMGYASLLTTFGEGSHAKTIKVRYLVVKTPFTSYNIIIGRPAFNTLGAAMSTLYLAIKYPLENGGVGTVRGDQLLAKKCYESSLKIRHRTSSASGKFGRRQAAIPGGINIIESADMDPREEFQDRRKVEDVAGARTKFPRRERQKALPHNVMQK